From Carbonactinospora thermoautotrophica, the proteins below share one genomic window:
- a CDS encoding glutamate synthase subunit beta, producing MADPKGFLTTPQQHPKRRPVEERVKDWREVYPEKALLPIINKQAGRCMDCGIPFCHNGCPLGNLIPEWNDLVWRNDWQGAIERLHATNNFPEFTGRLCPAPCETACVLGINQPAVTIKNVEVSIIDRAWEEGWVKPLPPEWLSEKTVAVIGSGPAGLAAAQQLTRAGHTVVVYERADRIGGLLRYGIPEFKMEKRHLNRRIEQMRAEGTRFRTGVEIGRDVDARDLRKRYDAVVIATGATQWRDLHVPGRELNGIHQAMEYLPLANKVCEGDYLTSPISAEGKHVVIIGGGDTGADCLGTAIRQGAASVTQLEIMPRPPEERPRHQPWPTYPMIYRVSSAHEEGGERVYSVSTQAFLGDGNGNVRALRLVEVEFKDGKFSPVEGTEHELRADLVLLAMGFVGPDRSNGLIDQLGLELDARGNIARDGDYMTNVPGVFVCGDAGRGQSLIVWAIAEGRSAAAAVDRYLMGSTQLPEPLEPTARPLTV from the coding sequence ATGGCTGACCCGAAGGGCTTTCTGACGACGCCGCAGCAGCACCCGAAGCGGCGACCGGTGGAGGAGCGCGTCAAGGACTGGCGCGAGGTCTACCCGGAGAAGGCCCTGCTGCCGATCATCAACAAGCAGGCCGGGCGCTGCATGGACTGCGGCATCCCGTTCTGCCACAACGGCTGCCCGCTCGGGAACCTCATCCCCGAATGGAACGACCTGGTGTGGCGGAACGACTGGCAGGGCGCCATCGAGCGGCTGCACGCGACGAACAACTTCCCCGAGTTCACCGGGCGGCTTTGCCCGGCCCCGTGCGAGACCGCCTGCGTGCTCGGCATCAACCAGCCCGCGGTCACGATCAAGAACGTCGAGGTCTCGATCATCGACCGCGCCTGGGAGGAGGGCTGGGTCAAGCCCCTGCCGCCCGAGTGGCTCTCGGAGAAGACCGTCGCCGTCATCGGCTCGGGCCCGGCCGGCCTCGCCGCCGCCCAGCAGCTCACCCGTGCCGGCCACACCGTGGTCGTGTACGAGCGGGCGGACCGCATCGGCGGCCTGCTCCGGTACGGCATCCCCGAGTTCAAGATGGAGAAGCGCCACCTGAACCGGCGGATCGAGCAGATGCGCGCCGAGGGCACCCGGTTCCGCACCGGCGTGGAGATCGGCCGCGACGTCGACGCGCGCGACCTGCGCAAGCGGTACGACGCGGTGGTCATCGCGACCGGCGCCACCCAGTGGCGTGACCTGCACGTCCCGGGCCGGGAGCTGAACGGCATCCACCAGGCCATGGAGTACCTGCCCCTGGCCAACAAGGTCTGCGAGGGCGACTACCTGACCTCGCCGATCTCCGCCGAGGGCAAGCACGTGGTGATCATCGGCGGCGGCGACACCGGCGCGGACTGCCTCGGCACGGCCATCCGCCAGGGCGCGGCCAGCGTCACCCAGCTGGAGATCATGCCGCGCCCGCCGGAGGAGCGTCCCAGGCACCAGCCGTGGCCGACGTACCCGATGATCTACCGGGTCTCCAGCGCCCACGAGGAGGGCGGCGAGCGGGTGTACTCCGTCTCCACGCAGGCGTTCCTGGGTGACGGGAACGGCAACGTCCGCGCGCTGCGCCTGGTCGAGGTCGAGTTCAAGGACGGCAAGTTCTCACCCGTCGAGGGCACCGAGCACGAACTGCGCGCGGACCTCGTCCTGCTGGCCATGGGCTTCGTCGGCCCGGACCGGAGCAACGGCCTGATCGACCAGCTCGGCCTGGAGCTGGACGCCCGGGGCAACATCGCCCGTGACGGGGACTACATGACCAACGTGCCGGGCGTGTTCGTCTGCGGCGACGCCGGCCGCGGCCAGTCGCTCATCGTGTGGGCGATCGCCGAGGGCCGCTCCGCCGCCGCCGCGGTGGACCGGTACCTGATGGGCTCCACCCAGCTGCCCGAGCCGCTGGAGCCGACCGCCCGCCCGCTGACCGTTTAG
- the pyk gene encoding pyruvate kinase, protein MRRAKIVCTLGPATNSLEQIHALVEAGMDVARLNLSHGSYTEHEERYHAVRKAVEETGRGVGVLVDLQGPKIRLGTFAEGPVLLERGDEFVITTEDVPGDKHICSTTYKGLPGDVSKGDRILVDDGRVTLEAIAVEGNRVVTMVIEGGVVSDHKGLNLPGVNVSVPALSAKDERDLRWALRLGVDMIALSFVRNARDVEDVHRVMDEVGVRVPVLAKIEKPQAVENLEEIVDAFDGIMIARGDLGVELPLEQVPLVQKRAVWLARRWAKPVIVATQMLDSMISASRPTRAEASDVANAVLDGADALMLSGETSVGKYPIEAVKTMARIINATEEQMLAEGLKPWPGKPRTKGGAIGRAAVQVGDFLEAKYLVCFTQSGDTGRRLARYRSPIPILAFTPVPQVRNQLALTWGVETFLGEVVQHTDDMVRQVDHALQKLNRCKPGDLIVITAGSPPGTPGSTNLMRVHVVGETV, encoded by the coding sequence ATGCGTCGAGCCAAGATCGTGTGCACGCTGGGCCCAGCCACGAACAGCCTGGAGCAGATCCACGCGCTGGTCGAGGCCGGGATGGACGTGGCCCGGCTCAACCTGAGCCACGGCAGCTACACCGAGCACGAGGAGCGGTACCACGCCGTCCGGAAGGCCGTCGAGGAGACCGGACGCGGGGTCGGTGTGCTCGTCGACCTGCAGGGCCCGAAGATCAGGCTCGGGACGTTCGCCGAGGGACCGGTGCTCCTGGAACGTGGCGACGAGTTCGTCATCACCACCGAGGACGTCCCCGGCGACAAGCACATCTGCTCCACCACCTACAAGGGGCTGCCGGGTGACGTGTCCAAGGGCGACCGCATCCTCGTCGACGACGGGCGGGTCACCCTGGAGGCGATCGCGGTCGAGGGCAACCGCGTCGTCACCATGGTCATCGAAGGTGGGGTGGTCTCCGACCACAAGGGTCTCAACCTGCCCGGCGTCAACGTCAGCGTGCCCGCGCTTTCCGCCAAGGACGAGCGGGACCTGCGCTGGGCGCTCCGGCTCGGCGTCGACATGATCGCGCTGTCCTTCGTCCGCAACGCCCGCGACGTCGAGGACGTGCACCGGGTGATGGACGAGGTCGGCGTCCGCGTCCCCGTGCTCGCCAAGATCGAGAAGCCGCAGGCCGTCGAGAACCTCGAGGAGATCGTCGACGCCTTCGACGGCATCATGATCGCCCGCGGTGACCTCGGGGTCGAACTGCCGCTGGAGCAGGTACCGCTCGTCCAGAAGCGCGCCGTCTGGCTCGCCCGGCGCTGGGCCAAGCCGGTCATCGTGGCCACCCAGATGCTCGACTCGATGATCTCCGCGTCCCGGCCCACCCGGGCCGAAGCCTCTGACGTGGCCAACGCCGTGCTCGACGGTGCCGATGCGCTCATGCTCTCCGGCGAGACCAGCGTCGGGAAGTACCCGATCGAAGCGGTCAAGACCATGGCCCGCATCATCAACGCCACCGAGGAGCAGATGCTCGCCGAGGGCCTCAAGCCCTGGCCCGGCAAGCCCCGCACCAAGGGCGGCGCCATCGGCCGCGCCGCCGTTCAGGTCGGCGACTTCCTCGAGGCCAAGTACCTGGTCTGCTTCACGCAGAGCGGTGACACCGGCCGCCGGCTCGCCCGGTACCGCTCGCCCATCCCCATCCTCGCGTTCACGCCCGTGCCGCAGGTCCGCAACCAGCTCGCCCTCACCTGGGGCGTGGAGACGTTCCTCGGCGAGGTGGTGCAGCACACCGACGACATGGTCCGCCAGGTCGACCACGCGCTGCAGAAACTCAACCGCTGCAAGCCCGGCGACCTCATCGTGATCACCGCCGGCAGTCCGCCCGGCACCCCCGGCTCCACCAACCTCATGCGGGTCCACGTCGTGGGCGAGACCGTCTGA
- a CDS encoding ANTAR domain-containing response regulator yields MTENARDTEKPSRRVVIAEDEALIRLDLKEMLEEEGYEVVAEAGDGETAVKLAEEHRPDLVILDVKMPVLDGISAAERIAATRIAPVVILTAFSQRELVERARDAGAMAYLVKPFTKADLVPAIEMAMSRYQELTQLEREVTDLQQRLETRKLVDRAKGILMTEYGMTEPQAFRWIQKTSMDRRLTMREVAQAVIDGGDGPGRPE; encoded by the coding sequence GTGACCGAGAACGCGCGAGACACCGAGAAGCCTTCCCGCCGCGTGGTCATCGCCGAGGACGAGGCGCTCATCCGGCTCGACCTCAAGGAGATGCTCGAGGAGGAGGGTTACGAGGTCGTCGCCGAGGCCGGGGACGGCGAGACGGCGGTGAAGCTGGCCGAGGAGCACCGGCCGGACCTGGTCATACTCGACGTGAAGATGCCGGTGCTGGACGGCATCTCGGCCGCGGAGCGGATCGCGGCCACGCGGATCGCGCCGGTGGTGATCTTGACTGCGTTCTCGCAGCGGGAGCTGGTGGAGCGGGCGCGGGACGCGGGTGCGATGGCGTACCTCGTCAAGCCGTTCACCAAGGCGGACCTGGTGCCGGCGATCGAGATGGCGATGTCGCGGTACCAGGAGTTGACCCAGCTGGAGCGGGAGGTCACCGATCTCCAGCAGCGGCTGGAGACCAGGAAGCTGGTCGACCGGGCCAAGGGCATCCTGATGACCGAGTACGGGATGACCGAGCCGCAGGCGTTCCGCTGGATCCAGAAGACCTCGATGGACCGGCGACTGACGATGCGCGAGGTGGCCCAGGCCGTCATCGACGGCGGGGACGGTCCAGGTCGTCCTGAGTAA
- a CDS encoding DsbA family protein, whose amino-acid sequence MSTNQAPPTRAQARQRVKAMQAAQAAEERRRQQAVRVVVAVVVIAVIVGLGVLWQMQRSMVKAGAAPQAVTRTADGIVVGDAKDAPQVDVWEDFQCPHCKTFEAASGEKLMKLAAGGKARVVYHTLAFLGPESQRAANAAACAVDAGKFPEYHATLFNNQPIEGTGGFTNEDLVKLGKNVGITDDAFAQCVNSGKYNQWVKDQTEKNSVKWEIYGTPTLYIQGVRVTRNPLEEQLPSEVDVFDPAALTKAVESYRGKPMAPAPNPSMTPLQPLQ is encoded by the coding sequence ATGAGCACGAATCAGGCGCCGCCCACCCGCGCCCAGGCCCGGCAGCGGGTCAAGGCCATGCAGGCCGCCCAAGCCGCGGAGGAGCGTCGGCGGCAGCAGGCGGTACGCGTCGTCGTCGCCGTCGTCGTGATCGCGGTCATCGTCGGCCTGGGCGTGCTGTGGCAGATGCAACGGTCGATGGTCAAGGCGGGTGCCGCGCCGCAGGCCGTCACCCGGACCGCGGACGGCATCGTCGTGGGCGACGCCAAGGACGCGCCGCAGGTGGACGTGTGGGAGGACTTCCAGTGCCCTCACTGCAAAACCTTCGAAGCCGCGTCCGGTGAGAAGCTGATGAAGCTGGCCGCCGGTGGCAAGGCTCGCGTCGTGTACCACACGCTCGCCTTCCTCGGTCCGGAGTCCCAGCGGGCCGCCAACGCCGCCGCCTGCGCGGTGGACGCGGGCAAGTTCCCCGAGTACCACGCGACGCTGTTCAACAACCAGCCGATCGAGGGTACCGGCGGCTTCACGAACGAGGACCTCGTCAAGCTCGGCAAGAACGTCGGCATCACCGACGACGCGTTCGCCCAGTGTGTCAACAGCGGCAAGTACAACCAGTGGGTCAAGGACCAGACCGAGAAGAACTCGGTCAAGTGGGAGATCTACGGCACCCCGACGCTGTACATCCAGGGCGTGCGCGTCACCCGCAATCCGCTGGAGGAGCAGCTGCCGTCCGAGGTGGACGTCTTCGACCCGGCCGCGCTCACCAAGGCCGTCGAGAGCTACCGGGGCAAGCCCATGGCCCCGGCGCCCAACCCCAGCATGACGCCGCTGCAGCCGCTGCAGTAG
- a CDS encoding S8 family serine peptidase, giving the protein MRKRAVLAAGTVASLTLLGTGIAPAAGTPDKNDATTTYTVLMAEGADRAAALEAIREAGGRVTAENRAIHSFTVTAPDEGFIAKVSASGAVYGATRQRPVGYVPKGKRAPADRDTVEKEHLAAARAGQLPSQAGRRGPRGAGAGLDPLDDKLWGLKMIRADLARKVQAGDKRVLVGVIDTGIDGTHPDLAPNFNAKLSRNFTTDIPTDPKGNEIDGPCEFAGCKDPNNWDDDGHGTHVAGTIAAAANGFGVSGVAPKVSLVNLRAGQDSGFFFLEPVVNALTYGADVGVDVVNMSFYVDPWAYNCLNNEADPVEARIEQRTIIAAMFRALSYAHAKGVTLVGALGNNHEDLGKPRTDTSSPDYPLDSAYPRPIDNRTCWDLPVEGPHVIGVSALGPSGRKSDFSNYGVEQISVAAPGGWFRDFFGTPRHRTNENMILSTAPRNALQHAGLVDDQGEITPDGQTVGVIKQCLPDGRCGYYQWLQGTSMASPHAAGVAALIVSAYGTKDPRHPGGLRLAPWQTERILTDTAAERACPEPRLVTYTDEGRDAEWNAYCEGDAEFNGFYGHGIVDAYAAVTARGW; this is encoded by the coding sequence GTGCGTAAGCGTGCCGTACTGGCCGCCGGAACCGTCGCGTCCCTCACCCTCCTGGGCACCGGCATCGCTCCTGCCGCGGGCACGCCGGACAAGAACGACGCGACCACCACCTACACCGTCCTGATGGCCGAGGGCGCCGACCGCGCCGCGGCCCTGGAAGCGATCCGCGAGGCTGGCGGGCGGGTCACCGCCGAGAACCGAGCGATCCACAGCTTCACCGTCACCGCGCCCGATGAGGGCTTCATCGCGAAGGTCAGCGCCTCGGGCGCGGTCTACGGCGCCACCCGCCAGCGACCCGTCGGGTACGTACCCAAGGGCAAGCGCGCCCCGGCCGACCGGGACACCGTCGAGAAGGAGCACCTCGCCGCCGCCCGGGCCGGCCAGCTCCCGTCCCAGGCCGGCCGGCGCGGGCCTCGCGGCGCAGGCGCCGGGCTCGACCCGCTGGACGACAAGCTGTGGGGCCTGAAGATGATCCGCGCCGACTTGGCCCGCAAGGTCCAGGCCGGTGACAAGCGGGTCCTGGTCGGCGTGATCGACACCGGCATCGACGGCACCCACCCGGACCTGGCGCCGAACTTCAACGCCAAGCTGTCCCGCAACTTCACCACCGACATCCCCACCGACCCCAAGGGCAACGAGATCGACGGGCCGTGTGAGTTCGCCGGCTGCAAGGATCCCAACAACTGGGACGACGACGGCCACGGCACCCACGTCGCCGGCACCATCGCCGCGGCCGCCAACGGGTTCGGCGTCTCCGGCGTCGCGCCCAAGGTCAGCCTGGTCAACCTGCGCGCCGGCCAGGACAGCGGCTTCTTCTTCCTCGAGCCGGTCGTCAACGCGCTCACCTACGGCGCGGACGTCGGGGTCGACGTCGTGAACATGTCGTTCTACGTCGACCCGTGGGCGTACAACTGCTTGAACAACGAGGCCGACCCCGTCGAGGCGCGGATCGAGCAGCGGACGATCATCGCGGCGATGTTCCGGGCGCTCAGCTACGCCCACGCCAAGGGTGTCACCCTGGTCGGCGCGCTCGGCAACAACCACGAGGACCTCGGCAAGCCGCGCACTGACACGTCCAGCCCGGACTACCCGCTCGACAGCGCCTACCCCCGGCCGATCGACAACCGCACCTGCTGGGACCTCCCGGTCGAGGGTCCGCACGTGATCGGGGTGTCCGCACTCGGTCCCTCCGGACGCAAGTCGGACTTCTCGAACTACGGGGTCGAGCAGATCAGCGTGGCCGCCCCCGGCGGTTGGTTCCGTGACTTCTTCGGCACGCCGCGGCACCGCACCAACGAGAACATGATCCTGTCCACCGCGCCGAGGAACGCGCTCCAGCACGCCGGCCTGGTCGACGATCAGGGCGAGATCACCCCGGACGGCCAGACCGTCGGGGTCATCAAGCAGTGTCTGCCCGATGGACGCTGCGGCTACTACCAGTGGCTGCAGGGCACCTCGATGGCCTCCCCGCACGCAGCCGGCGTGGCCGCGCTGATCGTCAGCGCGTACGGCACCAAGGACCCGCGCCACCCCGGCGGCCTGCGCCTGGCCCCGTGGCAGACCGAGCGGATCCTCACCGACACCGCGGCCGAGCGCGCCTGCCCCGAGCCACGCCTTGTGACGTACACCGACGAGGGCCGCGACGCGGAGTGGAACGCGTACTGCGAAGGCGACGCCGAGTTCAACGGCTTCTACGGCCACGGCATCGTCGACGCGTACGCCGCCGTCACCGCCCGCGGGTGGTGA
- the gltB gene encoding glutamate synthase large subunit, whose amino-acid sequence MPAGFPPPQGLYDPRFEHDACGVAFVATLTGTPDHAIVDHALTALRNLEHRGASGSEPNSGDGAGILTQIPDDFFRAVVDFDLPEKGAYAAGMAFLPDDDAQEADAIARIEQIAREEGLTVLGWRDVPVVPDLLGATARSVMPRFKQLFAADAAGQRTGIDLDRLAFCLRKRAEREVNVYFPSLSARTIVYKGMLTTGQLEPFYPDLSDRRYTTAIGLVHSRFSTNTFPSWPLAHPYRFIAHNGEINTVMGNRNWMRARESQLKSDLIPGNLERLFPICTPGASDSASFDEVLELLHLGGRSLPHAVLMMIPEAWENHGEMDPKRRAFYQFHSTLMEPWDGPATVSFTDGTVIGAVLDRNGLRPSRYWVTDDGLVVLASEVGVLDIDPAKVVRKGRLQPGRMFLVDTAQGRIVEDHEIKEQLASERPYEEWLHAGLIHLDELPEREHVVHTHASVRRRQQTFGYTEEELRVILAPMAKNGVEPIGSMGTDTPIAALSNRPRLLFDYFQQLFAQVTNPPLDAIREELVTSLQITIGPEQNLLEATPASCRQVVLPFPVIDNDDLAKLIHINADGDLPGFKAHVIRGLYPVRGGAEALERRLAEICAEASRAIEDGARILVLSDRNSDAELAPIPSLLLTGAVHHHLIREKSRTQVGLVVEAGDVREVHHVALLIGYGAAAVNPYLAMETVEDLCREGVLLQMEPEKAIKNLIKALGKGVLKVMSKMGISTVASYCGAQVFEAIGLSQELIDKYFTGTTSKLGGVGLDVIAQEVAKRHARAYPRTRTVVAHRRLEIGGEYQWRREGEPHLFDPETVFRLQHSTRERRYDIFKQYTRRVDEQSKQLMTLRGLFKLKTGVRPPVPIEEVEPVSEIVKRFSTGAMSYGSISQEAHETLAIAMNRLGGKSNTGEGGEDPERLYDPERRSAIKQVASGRFGVTAEYLTNSDDIQIKMAQGAKPGEGGQLPGHKVYPWVARTRHSTPGVGLISPPPHHDIYSIEDLAQLIHDLKNANPSARIHVKLVAEVGVGTVAAGVSKAHADVVLISGHDGGTGASPLTSLKHAGAPWELGLAETQQTLLLNGLRDRIVVQTDGQLKTGRDVIIAALLGAEEYGFATAPLVVSGCVMMRVCHLDTCPVGVATQNPELRKRFTGKPEFVINFFEFIAQEVREYLAELGFRSLDEAIGHAELLDVTDAVEHWKASGLDLSPILHVPDLPEGTPRRCVTKQDHGLEKALDNQLIELARDALEDGQPVRIQLPIRNVNRTVGTMLGHEVTKRYGGKGLPDDTIDITFTGSAGQSFGAFVPRGITLRLEGDANDYLGKGLSGGRIIVRPDRDAPFRAEENIIAGNVIAYGATSGEIFLRGVVGERFCVRNSGVTAVVEGVGDHGCEYMTGGRVVVLGETGRNFAAGMSGGVAYVLDLKPERVNTEMVDLDPLTDSDREVLHELVKRHFEETGSTVAEALLADWESNVERFGKVMPKDYKRVLAVKAAAERAGLSEEETLEKIMEAAHG is encoded by the coding sequence ATGCCTGCTGGTTTTCCGCCGCCCCAGGGCCTTTATGACCCTCGGTTCGAGCACGACGCGTGCGGTGTGGCCTTCGTCGCGACGCTGACCGGAACGCCGGACCACGCGATCGTCGACCACGCGCTCACCGCGCTCCGCAACCTGGAGCATCGCGGCGCCTCGGGCTCCGAGCCGAACTCGGGTGACGGAGCGGGCATCCTGACCCAGATCCCGGACGACTTCTTCCGCGCCGTCGTCGATTTCGACCTCCCCGAGAAGGGCGCGTACGCGGCCGGCATGGCGTTCCTGCCGGACGACGACGCCCAGGAGGCCGACGCGATCGCGCGCATCGAGCAGATCGCGCGGGAAGAAGGGCTCACCGTCCTGGGCTGGCGGGATGTCCCCGTGGTACCCGACCTGCTGGGCGCCACTGCCCGGTCGGTGATGCCGCGGTTCAAGCAGCTGTTCGCGGCTGACGCCGCGGGCCAGCGCACCGGGATCGACCTGGACCGCCTCGCCTTCTGCCTGCGCAAGCGCGCCGAGCGGGAGGTAAACGTCTACTTCCCGAGCCTGTCCGCGCGCACGATCGTGTACAAGGGCATGCTCACCACCGGGCAGCTCGAGCCGTTCTACCCGGACCTGTCCGACCGGCGGTACACGACCGCGATCGGGCTCGTGCACTCCCGGTTCTCCACCAACACCTTCCCCAGCTGGCCGCTGGCGCACCCGTACCGGTTCATCGCCCACAACGGCGAGATCAACACCGTCATGGGCAACCGGAACTGGATGCGGGCACGGGAGTCGCAGCTGAAGTCCGACCTGATCCCGGGCAACCTGGAGCGGCTGTTCCCGATCTGCACCCCGGGCGCGTCTGACTCCGCCTCCTTCGACGAGGTGCTGGAGCTGCTGCACCTCGGCGGCCGGTCCCTGCCGCACGCCGTGCTCATGATGATCCCGGAGGCCTGGGAGAACCACGGCGAGATGGACCCCAAGCGCCGGGCCTTCTACCAGTTCCACTCCACGCTCATGGAGCCGTGGGACGGCCCGGCCACCGTGTCCTTCACCGACGGCACCGTCATCGGCGCCGTCCTGGACCGCAACGGCTTGCGCCCCTCCCGGTACTGGGTGACCGACGACGGCCTGGTCGTGCTCGCCTCCGAGGTCGGCGTGCTCGACATCGACCCGGCCAAGGTCGTCCGCAAGGGCCGCCTCCAGCCCGGCCGCATGTTCCTGGTCGACACCGCCCAGGGCCGCATCGTCGAGGACCACGAGATCAAGGAGCAGCTGGCGAGCGAGCGCCCCTACGAGGAGTGGCTGCACGCCGGGCTCATCCACCTCGACGAGCTGCCCGAGCGCGAGCACGTCGTGCACACGCACGCCTCGGTGCGGCGCCGCCAGCAGACCTTCGGCTACACCGAGGAGGAACTGCGCGTCATCCTCGCGCCGATGGCCAAGAACGGTGTCGAGCCGATCGGCTCCATGGGCACCGACACCCCCATCGCGGCGCTGTCGAACCGGCCGCGGTTGCTGTTCGACTACTTCCAGCAACTGTTCGCGCAGGTCACCAACCCGCCGCTGGACGCCATCCGCGAGGAGCTGGTCACCAGCCTGCAGATCACCATCGGGCCGGAGCAGAACCTGCTCGAGGCCACCCCGGCCTCCTGCCGCCAGGTCGTGCTGCCGTTCCCGGTGATCGACAACGACGACCTGGCCAAGCTCATCCACATCAACGCCGACGGCGACCTGCCCGGGTTCAAGGCACACGTCATCCGCGGCCTGTACCCGGTGCGCGGCGGCGCTGAGGCGCTGGAGCGGCGGTTGGCGGAGATCTGCGCGGAGGCCTCGCGCGCCATCGAGGACGGTGCCCGCATCCTCGTGCTGTCCGACCGCAACTCCGACGCCGAGCTGGCGCCGATCCCGTCGCTGCTGCTCACCGGCGCCGTCCACCACCACCTGATCCGGGAGAAGAGCCGGACCCAGGTCGGGCTGGTCGTCGAGGCCGGGGACGTCCGCGAGGTGCACCACGTCGCGCTGCTCATCGGGTACGGCGCGGCCGCGGTCAACCCGTACCTCGCGATGGAGACCGTCGAGGACCTGTGCCGCGAGGGCGTCCTGCTCCAGATGGAGCCGGAGAAGGCCATCAAGAACCTGATCAAGGCGCTCGGCAAGGGCGTGCTCAAGGTGATGTCCAAGATGGGCATCTCCACGGTCGCCTCCTACTGCGGCGCCCAGGTCTTCGAAGCCATCGGCCTGTCCCAGGAGCTGATCGACAAGTACTTCACCGGCACCACGTCCAAGCTGGGCGGCGTCGGCCTGGATGTCATCGCCCAGGAGGTCGCCAAGCGGCACGCCCGCGCCTACCCGCGCACCCGGACCGTCGTCGCCCACCGGCGCCTGGAGATCGGCGGCGAGTACCAGTGGCGGCGCGAGGGTGAGCCGCACCTGTTCGACCCCGAGACCGTCTTCCGGCTGCAGCACTCCACGCGCGAGCGCCGGTACGACATCTTCAAGCAGTACACCCGGCGCGTGGACGAGCAGTCCAAGCAGCTGATGACGCTGCGCGGCCTGTTCAAGCTCAAGACCGGGGTGCGCCCGCCGGTGCCGATCGAGGAGGTCGAGCCGGTCTCCGAGATCGTCAAGCGGTTCTCCACCGGCGCCATGTCGTACGGCTCCATCTCCCAGGAGGCGCACGAGACCCTGGCCATCGCCATGAACCGGCTGGGCGGCAAGTCCAACACCGGCGAGGGCGGCGAGGACCCCGAGCGTCTGTACGACCCGGAGCGGCGTTCGGCGATCAAGCAGGTCGCCTCCGGCCGGTTCGGCGTCACTGCGGAGTACCTGACCAACTCCGACGACATCCAGATCAAGATGGCGCAGGGCGCCAAGCCCGGCGAGGGCGGCCAGTTGCCCGGCCACAAGGTGTACCCGTGGGTGGCGAGGACCCGGCACTCCACGCCGGGCGTGGGGCTGATCTCCCCGCCGCCGCACCACGACATCTACTCGATCGAGGACCTGGCGCAGCTCATCCACGACCTGAAGAACGCCAACCCCTCAGCGCGCATCCACGTCAAGCTGGTCGCTGAGGTCGGCGTGGGCACGGTCGCCGCGGGCGTGTCCAAGGCGCACGCCGACGTGGTGCTCATCTCCGGCCACGACGGCGGCACCGGCGCGTCCCCGCTGACGAGCCTCAAGCACGCCGGCGCGCCCTGGGAGCTGGGCCTGGCCGAGACCCAGCAGACCCTGCTGCTCAACGGCCTGCGCGACCGGATCGTCGTGCAGACCGACGGCCAGCTCAAGACCGGCCGCGACGTGATCATCGCCGCGCTGCTGGGCGCGGAGGAGTACGGCTTCGCGACCGCGCCGCTGGTCGTGTCCGGCTGCGTCATGATGCGGGTCTGCCACCTGGACACCTGCCCGGTGGGCGTGGCCACGCAGAACCCCGAGCTGCGCAAGCGGTTCACCGGCAAGCCCGAGTTCGTGATCAACTTCTTCGAGTTCATCGCGCAGGAGGTCCGCGAGTACCTCGCCGAGCTGGGCTTCCGGTCGCTGGACGAGGCCATCGGCCACGCCGAGCTGCTCGACGTCACCGACGCGGTCGAGCACTGGAAGGCGTCCGGGCTGGACCTGAGCCCGATCCTGCACGTGCCGGACCTGCCCGAGGGCACCCCGCGCCGGTGCGTCACCAAGCAGGACCACGGCCTGGAGAAGGCGCTCGACAACCAGCTCATCGAGCTGGCCCGCGACGCGCTGGAGGACGGCCAGCCGGTGCGCATCCAGCTGCCGATCCGCAACGTCAACCGCACCGTCGGCACCATGCTCGGCCACGAGGTGACCAAGCGGTACGGCGGCAAGGGCCTGCCCGACGACACGATCGACATCACGTTCACCGGCTCGGCCGGGCAGTCGTTCGGCGCGTTCGTGCCGCGCGGCATCACCCTGCGGCTGGAGGGCGACGCCAACGACTACCTCGGCAAGGGCCTGTCCGGTGGCCGGATCATCGTCCGCCCCGACCGCGACGCCCCGTTCCGGGCCGAGGAGAACATCATCGCCGGCAACGTGATCGCGTACGGCGCGACCTCCGGCGAGATCTTCCTGCGCGGCGTCGTCGGCGAGCGGTTCTGCGTGCGCAACTCCGGCGTCACCGCCGTCGTTGAGGGGGTCGGCGACCACGGCTGCGAGTACATGACCGGCGGCCGGGTCGTGGTCCTCGGCGAGACCGGGCGCAACTTCGCGGCCGGCATGTCCGGCGGTGTGGCGTACGTCCTGGACCTCAAGCCCGAGCGGGTCAACACCGAGATGGTCGACCTGGACCCGCTCACCGACTCCGACCGCGAGGTCCTGCACGAACTGGTGAAGCGGCACTTCGAGGAGACGGGCTCCACCGTCGCCGAAGCGCTGCTCGCCGACTGGGAGAGCAACGTGGAGCGCTTCGGCAAGGTCATGCCGAAGGACTACAAGCGCGTGCTCGCCGTCAAGGCTGCCGCCGAGCGCGCCGGCCTCTCCGAGGAGGAGACCCTGGAGAAGATCATGGAGGCGGCGCATGGCTGA